A genomic window from Agreia sp. COWG includes:
- a CDS encoding SDR family oxidoreductase — MGRRAVVTGASSGIGEATVRALRASGWDVVGVARRRDRLEALADETGAEFFVADLTRQDDVDALAAWLRDTGGASTLVNNAGGARGLDSVENGTPDDWQWMYDVNVLAVKRVISALLPLLRESVTPGGVADIVTVTSIAGHTAYEGGGGYNVAKFGTRTLLEVLRLELSGEPIRVLEIAPGMVHTEEFSLNRFGGDRERADGVYASVPDPLVADDISRVIVSMIEQPAHVSLDLVVIKPVAQSAVHKVHRGPLEVRPQAHRA; from the coding sequence GTGGGTCGTCGTGCTGTGGTCACGGGAGCGAGTTCAGGAATCGGCGAGGCGACGGTGCGCGCCCTTCGAGCCAGTGGGTGGGACGTCGTGGGCGTCGCCAGGCGGCGAGACCGGCTCGAGGCGCTCGCCGACGAGACGGGCGCGGAGTTCTTCGTCGCAGACCTCACGAGACAGGACGACGTGGACGCACTGGCGGCCTGGCTTCGCGACACCGGGGGAGCGTCGACCCTGGTCAACAACGCCGGCGGCGCTCGCGGCCTCGATTCCGTCGAGAACGGCACGCCCGACGACTGGCAGTGGATGTACGACGTCAACGTGCTCGCTGTCAAGCGCGTCATCTCGGCGCTGCTTCCCCTCTTGCGCGAATCCGTCACGCCCGGCGGTGTTGCCGATATTGTCACGGTCACGTCGATCGCCGGCCATACGGCCTACGAGGGCGGCGGTGGCTACAACGTCGCGAAATTCGGAACGCGCACCCTGCTCGAGGTGCTTCGCCTCGAGCTGAGCGGAGAGCCGATTCGAGTGCTCGAGATCGCTCCGGGGATGGTGCACACCGAGGAGTTCTCGCTGAACCGCTTCGGCGGCGACCGGGAGCGGGCGGACGGCGTCTACGCCAGCGTGCCCGACCCGCTCGTGGCCGACGATATCTCGCGCGTGATCGTCTCGATGATCGAGCAGCCCGCACACGTCTCGCTCGACCTCGTCGTGATCAAGCCCGTTGCGCAGTCGGCCGTGCACAAGGTGCACCGTGGACCGCTCGAGGTGCGGCCGCAGGCTCACCGGGCCTGA
- a CDS encoding bifunctional o-acetylhomoserine/o-acetylserine sulfhydrylase encodes MSDNDAGWKFETKQIHSGAAPDPVTNARATPIYQTTSYVFNNSQHAKNLFALAEFGNIYTRMQNPTQNVVEERVAALEGGTAALLVSSGQAAETIAVLNIAEAGDHIVSSASIYGGTYNLFKYTLKKLGIETTFVENQDDADEWRRAVRPNTKLFFAETIGNPKINILDIALVADVAHEAGVPLIVDNTIATPYLIRPFEHGADIVVHSATKFLGGHGTVIGGVIVDGGRFSWTTNADRFPGLTTPDPSYNGVNYTEALGDGIAYIIKARVQLLRDLGSAIAPASAWQLIQGIETLSLRIERHVQNAQEVAEWLDDHDDIATVYYAGLPTSPWYAAANRYAPKGVGAVLSFELKGGVDAGRAFVDTLSLFSHLANIGDVRSLVIHPASTTHSQLTPEQQLISGVTPGLVRLSVGLENIDDIKADLATGLAAAREVARANSVA; translated from the coding sequence ATGAGCGACAACGACGCCGGCTGGAAGTTCGAGACCAAGCAGATCCACTCGGGTGCGGCCCCCGACCCCGTGACCAACGCGCGGGCCACGCCGATCTACCAGACCACGTCGTACGTGTTCAACAACTCCCAGCATGCGAAGAACCTGTTCGCCCTCGCCGAGTTCGGCAACATCTACACGCGCATGCAGAACCCCACCCAGAACGTGGTCGAGGAGCGGGTCGCGGCGCTCGAGGGCGGAACGGCTGCGTTGCTCGTCTCCTCCGGCCAGGCCGCTGAGACGATCGCGGTTCTGAACATAGCCGAGGCCGGAGACCACATCGTCTCGAGCGCCTCGATCTACGGCGGAACCTACAACCTGTTCAAGTACACGCTGAAGAAGCTCGGCATCGAGACCACCTTCGTCGAGAACCAGGACGACGCCGACGAGTGGCGCCGCGCCGTCAGGCCGAATACGAAGCTCTTCTTCGCCGAGACGATCGGCAACCCGAAGATCAACATCCTCGACATCGCCCTCGTGGCCGACGTCGCCCATGAGGCAGGTGTGCCGCTGATCGTCGACAACACGATCGCCACGCCCTACCTCATCCGCCCGTTCGAGCACGGTGCCGACATCGTGGTGCACTCGGCCACGAAGTTCCTCGGTGGCCACGGCACCGTGATCGGTGGGGTCATCGTCGACGGCGGGCGATTCTCGTGGACCACGAATGCCGACCGCTTCCCCGGCCTCACCACCCCCGACCCCTCCTACAACGGCGTCAACTACACCGAGGCGCTCGGCGACGGGATCGCGTACATCATCAAGGCGCGCGTCCAGCTCCTGCGCGACCTCGGCTCGGCGATCGCCCCCGCGAGCGCCTGGCAGCTCATCCAGGGCATCGAGACCCTCAGCCTGCGTATCGAGCGGCACGTGCAGAACGCCCAGGAGGTGGCGGAGTGGCTCGACGACCACGATGACATCGCGACGGTCTACTACGCCGGGCTGCCGACCAGCCCCTGGTACGCGGCGGCCAACAGGTACGCGCCGAAGGGCGTCGGGGCGGTGCTGTCGTTCGAGCTGAAGGGCGGCGTGGATGCCGGTCGCGCGTTCGTCGACACCCTCAGCCTGTTCAGTCACCTGGCGAACATCGGAGACGTGCGCAGCCTCGTGATCCACCCCGCGTCGACGACGCATTCGCAACTCACGCCAGAACAGCAGCTGATCTCGGGGGTCACCCCGGGCCTGGTGCGCCTGTCGGTCGGGCTCGAGAATATCGATGACATCAAGGCCGATCTGGCAACGGGGCTCGCCGCGGCGAGAGAGGTCGCTCGCGCCAACAGCGTGGCGTAG